In one Nicotiana sylvestris chromosome 8, ASM39365v2, whole genome shotgun sequence genomic region, the following are encoded:
- the LOC138874678 gene encoding uncharacterized protein, which yields MAWSDGFLYLGWLGSAAPFVSCLEATEMVCCLETTSVADYLGTASVILSSGEEHKQKLLNEDDDVLSDVQTLNSLGATNDYLVLQYAPTMRIIVKIISGRTLKLMVESDYIVADVKVAIQEKEGIRFHKQFLIFEGRRLENTKTPADYEYNFNVL from the exons ATGGCATGGTCTGATGGCTTTCTATATTTGGGATGGCTTGGTTCAGCTGCACCTTTTGTGAGTTGCTTGGAGGCAACTGAAATGGTTTGTTGTTTGGAAACAACGTCTGTAGCAGACTATTTGGGTACTGCTTCAGTAATATTATCCTCCGGCGAAGAGCAT AAACAGAAGCTTCTAAATGAAGATGATGATGTTCTGAGTGATGTGCAGACTCTAAATTCTTTGGGAGCCACAAATGATTATTTGGTCCTTCAATATGCACCAACAATGCGAATCATAGTAAAAATTATTAGTGGACGCACTTTAAAGTTAATGGTTGAGTCTGATTATATTGTTGCGGATGTTAAGGTCGCAATTCAAGAGAAGGAGGGTATTCGATTTCATAAACAGTTTTTAATCTTTGAGGGACGGCGATTGGAAAATACTAAGACTCCGGCGGATTACGAATACAATTTCAATgtattgtaa